A genome region from Streptomyces xanthophaeus includes the following:
- a CDS encoding class I adenylate-forming enzyme family protein, giving the protein MGDPVTSSRHASDASDASGATDASRYAAKPWLGLLAAAQRAPVAPPPTVLHAFREAVARAPERTALAYFDGRIGYAEADALSGSVAGHLAARGIRRGDRVAVMLQNTPHFVLAVLAAWKAGAVVVPLNPMYKSGEAGHILRDSGAAALVCDGGAWTAYLREAARDSAVRTVLTASDRDFQTRDDPRVFGPAPDRNTAPARPFVPAQADAPDAPEAPSAVPGRDDPAGPDAVRLSTADLLTVARGRRPAPADPSLTAADTALISYTSGTSGTPKGAMNPHGALTYNAVRQVTSHPLPEGAAYFALAPLFHITGMVCELAACLVNAGTLVLAHRFDAGAVLDAFLEHRPAYTVGPATAFMALAAHPGVTPDHFASFQVISSGGAPLPPALVERLRTAFGFYLRNGYGLTECTAPCASVPVHLEAPVDPASGTLSVGLPGADTVVRILDEQGAEVPFGETGEIAVRGPQVVPGYWGLPAESAEAFPGGELRTGDVGFMDPDGWLYVVDRKKDMINASGFKVWPREVEDVLYTHPAVREAAVVGVPDTYRGESVKAYVSLRPGTSVEPAELAAYCAERIAAYKYPRQVEILPVLPKTTSGKILRRELRDRG; this is encoded by the coding sequence ATGGGAGACCCGGTGACCTCCTCCCGGCACGCCTCCGACGCCTCCGACGCCTCCGGCGCCACCGACGCCTCCCGCTACGCCGCCAAGCCGTGGCTCGGGCTGCTCGCCGCGGCCCAGCGGGCGCCCGTCGCACCGCCGCCCACCGTGCTGCACGCCTTCCGCGAGGCCGTCGCCCGGGCCCCCGAACGCACCGCCCTCGCCTACTTCGACGGCCGGATCGGCTACGCGGAGGCCGACGCGCTCTCCGGCTCCGTCGCCGGCCACCTCGCGGCGCGCGGCATCCGCCGCGGGGACCGGGTCGCCGTCATGCTGCAGAACACCCCGCACTTCGTGCTCGCCGTCCTCGCGGCATGGAAGGCCGGGGCCGTCGTCGTCCCGCTCAACCCCATGTACAAATCCGGCGAGGCCGGACACATCCTGCGCGACTCCGGGGCCGCCGCACTGGTCTGCGACGGCGGCGCGTGGACGGCCTACCTGCGCGAGGCCGCGCGGGACAGTGCCGTGCGGACCGTGCTGACCGCGTCGGACCGGGACTTCCAGACGCGCGACGACCCGCGCGTCTTCGGCCCGGCGCCGGACCGGAACACGGCCCCCGCCCGGCCGTTCGTGCCCGCCCAGGCGGACGCACCGGACGCACCGGAAGCCCCCAGCGCGGTGCCCGGCCGGGACGATCCGGCCGGCCCGGACGCCGTACGCCTGAGCACCGCCGACCTCCTCACCGTGGCCCGCGGCAGGCGACCTGCGCCGGCCGATCCGTCCCTCACCGCCGCCGACACCGCCCTCATCAGCTACACCTCCGGCACCAGCGGCACCCCCAAGGGCGCGATGAACCCGCACGGCGCGCTCACCTACAACGCCGTCCGGCAGGTGACCTCCCACCCCCTCCCCGAGGGCGCCGCCTACTTCGCCCTCGCGCCCCTCTTCCACATCACCGGCATGGTCTGCGAGCTCGCCGCCTGCCTCGTCAACGCCGGCACCCTGGTCCTCGCCCACCGCTTCGACGCCGGCGCCGTCCTCGACGCCTTCCTCGAACACCGCCCGGCCTACACCGTCGGCCCGGCCACCGCCTTCATGGCCCTCGCCGCCCACCCCGGAGTCACCCCGGACCACTTCGCCTCGTTCCAGGTGATCTCCTCCGGCGGCGCCCCGCTCCCGCCCGCGCTCGTCGAGCGCCTGCGCACCGCCTTCGGCTTCTACCTCCGCAACGGCTACGGCCTCACCGAGTGCACCGCCCCGTGCGCCAGCGTGCCCGTCCACCTCGAGGCCCCCGTCGACCCCGCGTCCGGCACCCTCTCCGTGGGCCTGCCCGGCGCCGACACCGTCGTCCGCATCCTCGACGAGCAGGGCGCCGAGGTCCCCTTCGGCGAGACCGGCGAGATAGCCGTCCGCGGCCCCCAGGTGGTGCCCGGCTACTGGGGCCTGCCCGCGGAGTCCGCCGAGGCCTTCCCCGGCGGCGAACTGCGCACCGGCGACGTCGGATTCATGGACCCCGACGGCTGGCTCTACGTCGTCGACCGCAAGAAGGACATGATCAACGCCTCCGGCTTCAAGGTCTGGCCGCGGGAGGTCGAGGACGTGCTCTACACCCACCCCGCCGTCCGTGAGGCCGCCGTGGTCGGCGTCCCCGACACGTACCGCGGGGAGAGCGTGAAGGCGTACGTGAGCCTGCGTCCCGGCACCTCGGTGGAGCCGGCGGAGCTCGCCGCCTACTGCGCCGAGCGCATCGCCGCGTACAAATACCCGCGCCAGGTCGAGATCCTGCCTGTCCTTCCGAAGACGACCAGTGGCAAGATCCTGCGACGGGAACTGCGCGATCGCGGCTGA
- a CDS encoding TetR/AcrR family transcriptional regulator: MAARTTEPAGTHEAPVPQRLLAVATRLFAERGYDRTSVQEIVEAAGVTKGALYHYFGSKDDLLHEVYARMLRLQQQRLDAVADSDAPVEERLRTAAADVVVTTIENLDDAMIFFRSMHQLSPEKSKQVRAERRRYHERFRALVEEGQRTGVFSSATPADLVVDYHFGSVHHLSTWYRADGPLTPQQVADHLADLLLRALRP; encoded by the coding sequence ATGGCGGCACGGACCACGGAACCCGCAGGCACGCACGAGGCCCCGGTACCGCAGCGGCTGCTGGCCGTCGCCACCCGGCTGTTCGCCGAGCGCGGCTACGACCGCACCTCGGTCCAGGAGATCGTCGAGGCGGCCGGCGTCACGAAGGGTGCGCTCTACCACTACTTCGGGTCCAAGGACGATCTGCTGCACGAGGTGTACGCGCGGATGCTGCGGCTCCAGCAGCAGCGCCTGGACGCGGTGGCCGATTCCGACGCACCCGTCGAGGAGCGGCTGCGCACCGCGGCCGCCGACGTGGTCGTCACGACCATCGAGAACCTCGACGACGCGATGATCTTCTTCCGGTCGATGCACCAGCTCAGCCCGGAGAAGTCCAAGCAGGTGAGGGCCGAGCGCCGGCGCTACCACGAGCGCTTCCGGGCGCTGGTCGAGGAGGGCCAGCGTACGGGTGTCTTCTCCAGCGCCACCCCCGCCGACCTGGTGGTGGACTACCACTTCGGCTCCGTCCACCACCTGTCCACCTGGTACCGGGCGGACGGCCCGCTCACGCCGCAGCAGGTCGCCGATCACCTCGCCGACCTGCTGCTGCGCGCGCTGCGTCCGTAG
- a CDS encoding S8 family peptidase has translation MATHKRSRGFRYAAVGTGAATAAAVALLATPLAGAATPPEGTVYGLGAPGAISGSYVVILNASANKEQLARKYGGELKRSYGSGVNGFSASGLSETEAKRLAADPAVGKVVQNKKFTINATQTNPPSWGLDRIDQTAQAGDKKYTYPDSGGEGVTAYVIDTGVRTTHKDFGGRATSGFDAVDNDDSADDGNGHGTHVAGTIAGTAHGVAKKAKVVAVRVLDDNGSGTTEQVVAGIDWVTKNHSGPSVANMSLGGGADEALDEAVRRAVAAGVTFTVAAGNESADAGQGSPSRVTEAITVASSTIDDEQSSFSNFGSVVDLYAPGSDITSTWNDSDTGTKTISGTSMAAPHAAGAAAVYLAGHPTATPAQAAAALTGAATSGAVTNPSAGTANKLLKVAP, from the coding sequence ATGGCAACTCATAAGCGCTCGCGCGGCTTCCGGTACGCGGCAGTCGGCACGGGAGCGGCCACGGCTGCTGCCGTGGCCCTGCTCGCCACCCCCCTCGCGGGAGCGGCGACACCGCCCGAAGGCACGGTGTACGGCCTCGGCGCGCCCGGCGCGATCAGCGGAAGTTACGTCGTCATACTCAACGCATCCGCGAACAAGGAACAGCTCGCCCGTAAGTACGGTGGCGAGCTGAAGCGCTCCTACGGCTCCGGGGTCAACGGTTTCTCGGCCTCGGGCCTCAGCGAGACCGAGGCGAAGCGGCTCGCCGCGGACCCGGCCGTCGGCAAGGTCGTGCAGAACAAGAAGTTCACCATCAACGCCACCCAGACCAACCCGCCGTCATGGGGGCTGGACCGGATCGACCAGACCGCGCAGGCGGGCGACAAGAAGTACACCTACCCCGACAGCGGCGGTGAGGGCGTGACGGCGTACGTCATCGACACCGGCGTGCGCACCACCCACAAGGACTTCGGCGGCCGTGCGACGTCCGGGTTCGACGCGGTGGACAACGACGACAGCGCCGACGACGGCAACGGCCACGGCACGCACGTGGCCGGCACCATCGCGGGAACCGCGCACGGCGTCGCCAAGAAGGCGAAGGTGGTCGCGGTACGGGTGCTGGACGACAACGGCTCCGGCACCACCGAGCAGGTGGTCGCCGGGATCGACTGGGTCACGAAGAACCACTCGGGGCCCTCGGTGGCCAACATGAGCCTGGGCGGCGGCGCCGACGAGGCCCTCGACGAGGCGGTGCGCCGGGCCGTCGCCGCGGGTGTCACCTTCACCGTGGCTGCGGGCAACGAGTCGGCCGACGCCGGCCAGGGCTCGCCGTCCCGGGTCACGGAGGCGATCACGGTGGCGTCGAGCACGATCGACGACGAGCAGTCCTCGTTCTCGAACTTCGGCTCCGTGGTCGACCTGTACGCGCCGGGCTCGGACATCACGTCCACCTGGAACGACAGCGACACGGGGACGAAGACCATCTCCGGCACGTCCATGGCGGCCCCGCACGCGGCCGGCGCCGCGGCGGTCTACCTGGCGGGGCATCCGACCGCGACTCCGGCGCAGGCAGCCGCGGCACTGACCGGGGCGGCCACGTCCGGGGCGGTCACCAACCCGTCCGCAGGCACGGCGAACAAGCTGCTGAAGGTCGCCCCGTAG
- a CDS encoding acyl-CoA dehydrogenase family protein, with the protein MDFAFDTRTEELRERLLAFMEEYVYPAEPVAAEQRARLASPWDTPAVFGELKAEARRQGLWNLFFVDQHSLPDAEHGAGLTNLQYAPLAEITGRSPHLAPMATNCAAPDTGNMELLAQFGNEEQKKRWLEPLLAGEIRSAFAMTEPEVASSDATNIETRIERDGDEYVVTGRKWFISGAMNPDCEIFIVMGKTDPDGADPRRQQSMVLVPRDTPGVEVRRAMTVYGYEDHDHGGHAEVVFDGARVPAANLIGEEGSGFAIAQARLGPGRIHHCMRLIGMAERAIELMCRRAVERTAFGKPLAAQGVVQNWIADARVTVEQLRLLVLKTAWLMDTVGNRGAHTEIQAIKIATPRAVVRILDDAVQLHGAGGVSQDFPLAELWAAARTLRLADGPDEVHQRSLARRELKRYAAGRA; encoded by the coding sequence ATGGATTTCGCATTCGACACCCGGACCGAGGAACTCCGCGAGCGGCTGCTCGCGTTCATGGAGGAGTACGTCTACCCGGCGGAGCCCGTCGCCGCCGAGCAGCGCGCACGGCTGGCCTCGCCCTGGGACACCCCGGCCGTCTTCGGTGAACTGAAGGCCGAGGCGCGCCGCCAGGGCCTGTGGAACCTCTTCTTCGTGGACCAGCACAGCCTGCCGGACGCGGAGCACGGCGCGGGGCTGACCAACCTCCAGTACGCGCCGCTCGCCGAGATCACCGGCCGCAGCCCGCACCTGGCGCCGATGGCCACCAACTGCGCGGCCCCGGACACCGGGAACATGGAACTGCTCGCCCAGTTCGGGAACGAGGAGCAGAAGAAGCGCTGGCTGGAGCCCCTGCTGGCCGGCGAGATCCGCTCCGCCTTCGCGATGACCGAGCCCGAGGTGGCGTCCTCGGACGCGACGAACATCGAGACCCGCATCGAGCGCGACGGTGACGAGTACGTGGTCACCGGCCGCAAGTGGTTCATCTCCGGGGCGATGAACCCGGACTGCGAGATCTTCATCGTGATGGGCAAGACCGACCCGGACGGCGCCGATCCGCGCCGGCAGCAGTCGATGGTCCTGGTGCCGCGCGACACCCCGGGGGTCGAGGTGCGCCGGGCCATGACGGTGTACGGGTACGAGGACCACGACCACGGCGGCCACGCCGAGGTGGTCTTCGACGGGGCCCGGGTCCCGGCGGCGAACCTGATCGGCGAGGAGGGCTCCGGATTCGCCATCGCGCAGGCCCGGCTCGGCCCGGGCCGCATCCACCACTGCATGCGGCTGATCGGGATGGCGGAGCGGGCCATCGAGCTGATGTGCCGGCGCGCGGTGGAACGTACCGCCTTCGGCAAGCCGCTGGCCGCCCAGGGCGTCGTACAGAACTGGATCGCCGACGCCCGGGTGACGGTGGAGCAGCTGCGGCTGCTGGTGCTGAAGACGGCCTGGCTGATGGACACGGTCGGCAACCGGGGCGCGCACACCGAGATCCAGGCCATCAAGATCGCGACCCCGCGGGCGGTGGTGCGGATCCTGGACGACGCGGTGCAGCTGCACGGCGCGGGCGGGGTGAGCCAGGACTTCCCGCTGGCCGAACTGTGGGCGGCGGCGCGGACCCTGCGGCTGGCCGACGGACCGGACGAGGTGCACCAGCGGTCTTTGGCCCGGCGGGAGTTGAAGCGGTACGCGGCCGGCCGCGCGTGA
- a CDS encoding phosphotransferase family protein, with protein sequence MTSAPADPRGLDLERLRGHLDRARPGLVAGALRGRLIEGGRSNLTYEITDGTARWVVRRPPLGHVLATAHDMRREHRVIEALHGTAVPVPEPLLLCEDETVLGAPFYVMEFVDGVPYRTAEQLAAIGPERTRRAVLGLVDTLVDLHAVDPEAVGLGDFGRPEGFLDRQLRRWGKQLAASRGRELAGIDELHGALGRELPVSPAPTVVHGDFRLDNVLIGGSPSGTDTVRAVLDWEMSTLGDPLTDLGLLVMYSSDLGLTGSPVSTTSGAPGHPTPAELVERYAARSGRDTGAIAWYTAFAWFKLAVILEGIHYRYTLGQTVGAGFDRIGELVPVFIEHGLTTLQDRQEG encoded by the coding sequence ATGACCTCAGCCCCGGCCGACCCGCGCGGCCTGGATCTGGAGCGGCTGCGCGGTCATCTCGACCGGGCCCGGCCGGGACTCGTGGCCGGGGCGCTGCGCGGCCGGCTCATCGAGGGCGGCCGTTCGAATCTCACCTACGAGATCACCGACGGGACCGCCCGCTGGGTGGTCCGCCGGCCGCCGCTGGGCCACGTCCTGGCCACCGCGCACGACATGCGGCGCGAACACCGGGTCATCGAGGCGCTGCACGGCACGGCCGTGCCGGTGCCCGAGCCGCTGCTGCTGTGCGAGGACGAGACCGTGCTCGGGGCGCCGTTCTACGTCATGGAGTTCGTGGACGGGGTCCCGTACCGGACAGCCGAGCAGCTCGCCGCGATCGGCCCGGAGCGGACCCGGCGGGCGGTACTGGGCCTGGTGGACACCCTGGTCGACCTGCACGCGGTGGACCCGGAAGCGGTGGGCCTGGGCGACTTCGGCCGGCCCGAGGGCTTCCTGGACCGGCAGCTGCGCCGCTGGGGCAAGCAGCTCGCGGCCTCCCGGGGCCGGGAGCTCGCCGGGATCGACGAGCTGCACGGCGCGCTCGGCCGCGAACTGCCCGTCTCCCCCGCCCCGACCGTGGTGCACGGGGACTTCCGGCTCGACAACGTCCTGATCGGCGGATCCCCGTCCGGCACCGACACCGTCCGGGCGGTGCTGGACTGGGAGATGTCCACGCTCGGGGATCCGCTGACCGACCTCGGGCTGCTGGTGATGTACAGCTCGGACCTGGGCCTGACCGGATCGCCGGTCAGCACGACGAGCGGGGCGCCGGGCCATCCGACGCCGGCCGAGCTCGTCGAGCGGTACGCCGCCCGCTCGGGCCGGGACACCGGGGCCATCGCCTGGTACACGGCCTTCGCCTGGTTCAAGCTCGCCGTGATCCTCGAGGGCATCCACTACCGCTACACGCTGGGGCAGACCGTCGGGGCGGGCTTCGACCGGATCGGCGAGCTGGTCCCGGTCTTCATCGAGCACGGACTGACCACTCTCCAGGACCGCCAGGAAGGCTGA
- a CDS encoding MBL fold metallo-hydrolase → MSVEEPYLVQPAPGVYAYVQPDGGWCLNNAGFVTDGGRTLLVDTAATERRALALRAAVVAAGAPLPRTVVNTHHHGDHTYGNGVFAPEALILGHDNARSEQLAAGHQLELIWPATDFGAIDIVPPDLTYSDRATLHVGATEVRVIHPGVAHTTGDSVVWLPGQRVVFTGDLVFAGGTPFLAMGSLAGSLRALELLRSLDAETVVPGHGPLTDPSAYDSTERYLRYVDELAREGRAKGLSPLEVAQQADLGEFGSWRESERLVANVHRAYAELAGRPEGAPLDILAVLTDMTVMNGGTPILCHA, encoded by the coding sequence ATGTCCGTCGAAGAGCCTTACCTCGTCCAGCCCGCACCTGGGGTGTACGCCTACGTCCAGCCGGACGGCGGCTGGTGCCTCAACAACGCCGGATTCGTGACCGACGGGGGCCGGACCCTGCTCGTGGACACGGCCGCCACCGAGCGCCGGGCCCTGGCCCTGCGCGCCGCGGTCGTGGCGGCCGGGGCACCGCTCCCCCGCACCGTGGTCAACACCCACCACCACGGCGACCACACGTACGGAAACGGCGTCTTCGCCCCCGAGGCGCTGATCCTCGGGCACGACAACGCACGGTCCGAGCAGCTCGCGGCCGGGCACCAGCTGGAGCTGATCTGGCCCGCCACGGACTTCGGCGCAATCGACATCGTCCCGCCCGACCTCACCTACAGCGACCGGGCGACCCTGCACGTCGGCGCGACGGAGGTGCGGGTCATCCACCCTGGTGTCGCGCACACCACCGGGGACTCGGTCGTATGGCTGCCCGGGCAGCGGGTGGTGTTCACCGGCGACCTGGTCTTCGCCGGGGGGACGCCGTTCCTGGCGATGGGCTCCCTCGCCGGCTCGCTGCGGGCGCTGGAGCTGCTGCGTTCGCTGGACGCGGAGACCGTCGTACCGGGCCACGGACCCCTGACCGACCCTTCGGCCTACGACTCGACCGAGCGCTACCTGCGGTACGTGGACGAGCTCGCCCGGGAGGGCCGGGCGAAGGGGCTGTCCCCGCTGGAGGTGGCCCAGCAGGCCGATCTCGGCGAGTTCGGCTCCTGGCGGGAGAGCGAGCGGCTGGTGGCGAACGTGCACCGGGCGTACGCGGAGCTGGCCGGCCGGCCGGAGGGCGCGCCGCTGGACATCCTGGCGGTCTTGACGGACATGACCGTGATGAACGGCGGAACACCGATCCTCTGCCACGCCTGA
- a CDS encoding DUF202 domain-containing protein, with protein sequence MSTSGTDRDAGLQPERTRLAWRRTTLACSVVAVLALRQALRGTGAPVEVAGAAAIALIWLAFLWVAHRRIRTLAAGRPRELAPQAALAVVACTVALAVFAMTVIL encoded by the coding sequence GTGAGCACCTCGGGCACGGACCGCGATGCCGGGCTGCAGCCCGAGCGGACCCGGCTCGCGTGGCGGCGTACGACGCTGGCCTGCTCGGTGGTGGCGGTACTGGCGCTGCGGCAGGCATTGCGCGGGACGGGCGCGCCGGTGGAGGTGGCCGGGGCGGCGGCCATCGCGCTGATCTGGCTGGCGTTCCTGTGGGTGGCCCACCGGCGGATCCGGACGCTGGCGGCCGGCCGGCCGCGGGAGCTCGCGCCGCAGGCGGCCCTGGCGGTGGTGGCGTGCACGGTGGCGCTGGCGGTCTTCGCGATGACGGTGATCCTCTGA
- a CDS encoding YidH family protein translates to MIDFVKDVRLWFAPSRLRDEGETPDYRFSLANERTFLAWIRTSLALVGGGFAVDQFLPDLRWGVRVGMAFTLLAVGAACALRAVNHWVRCERAMRRGEDLPLSRFPVLLSLGVGLVAVTMVVVVLLGWTTGR, encoded by the coding sequence GTGATCGACTTCGTCAAGGACGTGCGCCTCTGGTTCGCACCCTCGCGGCTGAGGGACGAGGGCGAGACCCCGGACTACCGCTTCTCGCTGGCCAACGAACGGACCTTCCTCGCCTGGATCCGGACCTCGCTGGCCCTGGTGGGCGGCGGCTTCGCCGTCGACCAGTTCCTGCCGGACCTGCGCTGGGGGGTGCGGGTCGGGATGGCCTTCACGCTGCTCGCGGTGGGCGCGGCGTGTGCGCTGCGGGCGGTGAACCACTGGGTGCGGTGCGAGCGGGCGATGCGGCGGGGCGAGGACCTGCCGCTGTCACGCTTCCCGGTGCTGCTGAGCCTGGGCGTGGGGCTGGTGGCGGTGACGATGGTGGTGGTCGTGCTGCTGGGCTGGACGACGGGGCGGTGA
- a CDS encoding NUDIX hydrolase, producing MSAADEVLDVVDRDDRVVGQAPRGEVYARGLLHRCVFVQARDAEGRIFVHRRTASKLVFPSHYDMFVGGVLGAGESYGQAALREAEEELGVRGLAQPTPLFKFLYEGPGGAWWSYVHEVRCELPVAPQVSEVDWHTYLTQEELDRRVDGGEWAWVPDGLEAYRRLRAHPESRL from the coding sequence ATGAGTGCCGCTGACGAAGTGCTGGACGTGGTGGACCGGGACGACCGGGTCGTCGGACAGGCCCCGCGGGGCGAGGTGTACGCCCGCGGGCTGCTCCACCGCTGTGTGTTCGTGCAGGCCAGGGATGCGGAAGGGCGGATCTTCGTACACCGGCGGACCGCCTCGAAACTGGTCTTCCCCTCGCACTACGACATGTTCGTGGGCGGGGTGCTGGGCGCCGGCGAGAGCTACGGGCAGGCCGCGCTGCGCGAGGCCGAGGAGGAGCTGGGGGTGCGGGGGCTGGCGCAGCCGACGCCGCTGTTCAAGTTCCTGTACGAGGGTCCGGGCGGGGCCTGGTGGTCGTACGTGCACGAGGTGCGGTGCGAGCTGCCCGTGGCCCCGCAGGTCTCGGAGGTCGACTGGCACACGTACCTCACCCAGGAGGAGCTCGACCGGCGGGTGGACGGCGGGGAGTGGGCCTGGGTGCCGGACGGGCTGGAGGCGTACCGGCGGCTGCGCGCACATCCGGAATCCCGCTTGTAG
- a CDS encoding FAD-binding dehydrogenase: MTYDADVIVIGAGLAGLVATAELVDAGRKVILLDQEPERSIGGQAHWSFGGLFFVDSPEQRRMRIKDSHALALQDWLGTAGFDREEDAWPRRWAEAYVDFAAGEKRSWLHAQGVRFFPVVGWAERGGYDANGHGNSVPRFHITWGTGPGLVEPFERRVRAGVARGLVRFAFRHRVTGLSATAGAVDTVTGEILEPSDAVRGSASSREATGTFTLRAQAVIVTSGGIGGNHDLVRAQWPARLGTPPQRMLSGVPAHVDGLMLGIAERAGASHINKDRMWHYTEGIQNWDPIWARHGIRILPGPSPLWLDATGKRLPVPLFPGFDTLGTLDHIMKTGHDHTWFVLNERIIGKEFALSGSEQNPDLTGKSVRDVFTRARQAVPAPVRAFMDNGADFVVERDLSALVRGMNAVTKEDLLDEATVRGEIVARDREIANPFTKDLQVTAIHGARRYLGDKLIRTAAPHRILDPKAGPLIAVRLSILTRKSLGGLETDLSSRVLTASGEPLPGVYAAGEAAGFGGGGVHGYRALEGTFLGGCIFSGRAAGRAAARAVG; encoded by the coding sequence ATGACGTACGACGCAGACGTGATCGTGATCGGAGCCGGGCTCGCGGGGCTCGTGGCCACCGCGGAGCTCGTCGACGCGGGCCGCAAGGTCATCCTGCTCGACCAGGAGCCGGAGCGGTCGATCGGCGGTCAGGCGCACTGGTCCTTCGGCGGACTGTTCTTCGTGGACTCGCCCGAACAGCGCCGGATGCGGATCAAGGACAGTCACGCCCTCGCCCTCCAGGACTGGCTGGGCACCGCCGGATTCGACCGCGAGGAGGACGCCTGGCCGCGCCGCTGGGCCGAGGCCTACGTCGACTTCGCGGCCGGCGAGAAGCGCTCCTGGCTGCACGCCCAGGGCGTCCGTTTCTTCCCGGTGGTCGGCTGGGCGGAGCGCGGCGGCTACGACGCCAACGGGCACGGGAACTCCGTACCCCGCTTCCACATCACCTGGGGCACCGGCCCCGGCCTGGTGGAGCCCTTCGAGCGGCGGGTGCGGGCCGGCGTGGCCCGCGGCCTGGTCCGGTTCGCGTTCCGCCACCGGGTCACCGGGCTCTCCGCCACCGCCGGCGCGGTGGACACCGTGACGGGCGAGATCCTGGAACCCTCCGACGCCGTACGGGGCTCCGCCAGCAGCCGCGAGGCCACCGGTACCTTCACCCTGAGGGCCCAGGCCGTGATCGTCACCAGCGGCGGCATCGGCGGCAACCACGACCTCGTGCGCGCGCAGTGGCCCGCCCGGCTCGGCACCCCGCCGCAGCGGATGCTCTCCGGGGTCCCGGCGCACGTCGACGGTCTGATGCTCGGCATCGCGGAGCGGGCGGGCGCCAGCCACATCAACAAGGACCGGATGTGGCACTACACGGAGGGCATCCAGAACTGGGACCCGATCTGGGCCCGGCACGGCATCCGCATCCTGCCCGGCCCCTCCCCGCTGTGGCTGGACGCGACGGGCAAGCGGCTGCCCGTGCCGCTCTTCCCGGGCTTCGACACCCTCGGCACCCTCGACCACATCATGAAGACCGGCCACGACCACACCTGGTTCGTGCTCAACGAGCGCATCATCGGCAAGGAGTTCGCCCTCTCCGGCTCCGAGCAGAACCCGGACCTGACCGGGAAGTCGGTGCGCGACGTCTTCACCCGCGCGCGCCAGGCCGTACCGGCCCCGGTGCGGGCCTTCATGGACAACGGCGCCGACTTCGTCGTCGAGCGGGACCTGTCCGCCCTGGTCCGCGGGATGAACGCGGTCACCAAGGAGGACCTCCTCGACGAGGCCACCGTCCGGGGCGAGATCGTGGCCCGAGACCGGGAGATCGCCAACCCCTTCACCAAGGACCTGCAGGTCACCGCCATCCACGGTGCCCGCAGATACCTCGGCGACAAGCTGATCCGCACGGCCGCCCCGCACCGGATCCTGGACCCCAAGGCCGGGCCGCTGATCGCGGTACGGCTGTCGATCCTGACCCGCAAGTCCCTCGGCGGCCTGGAGACCGACCTCTCCTCACGCGTGCTGACCGCGTCCGGCGAACCGCTGCCGGGCGTCTACGCGGCGGGCGAGGCGGCCGGATTCGGCGGTGGCGGGGTGCACGGGTACCGGGCCCTGGAGGGCACCTTCCTCGGCGGGTGCATCTTCTCGGGCCGGGCGGCGGGCCGCGCCGCGGCCCGGGCCGTCGGCTGA
- a CDS encoding ASCH domain-containing protein: MTTYDDLPPYLLGFPGPLRDQLVAAVLSGAKTSTTGLLAEYEAEDEPLPQPGARSLLVDSAERGVAVVEVTAVEVLRLGDVGLPHALDEGEGYTSVAEWRTAHEEFWHSEPVRAVIGDPGFTVDDDTLVIAERFRVTERLA; this comes from the coding sequence ATGACCACCTACGACGATCTTCCCCCGTATCTGCTGGGGTTCCCCGGTCCGCTGCGCGACCAGCTCGTCGCGGCCGTACTGAGCGGGGCGAAGACCAGCACCACCGGCCTGCTCGCGGAGTACGAGGCCGAGGACGAGCCGCTGCCGCAGCCCGGCGCCCGCTCCCTGCTGGTGGATTCCGCGGAGCGCGGGGTGGCGGTGGTGGAGGTGACCGCCGTGGAGGTGCTGCGGCTCGGGGACGTCGGGCTGCCGCACGCGCTCGACGAGGGCGAGGGCTACACGTCGGTGGCCGAATGGCGTACGGCACACGAGGAGTTCTGGCACAGCGAGCCGGTGCGCGCAGTGATCGGTGACCCGGGGTTCACGGTCGACGACGACACCCTCGTCATCGCGGAGCGGTTCCGGGTCACCGAACGGCTGGCCTGA